The Kluyvera intermedia genome includes the window TGAAGGCGAAATCAGCCGTGAATGTGAAGCGATTCGGGCATTGGGTTTTGAACATTTGCTGCTGGTCACCGGCGAGCATCAGGCAAAAGTCGGCATGGATTACTTCCGTCGCCACCTGCCGGATATTCGCCGTCAGTTTGCTTCGTTACATATGGAAGTGCAGCCGCTGGACACCAAGGAATATGCCGAGTTAAAAACGCTGGGGCTCGATGGGGTGATGGTATATCAAGAGACCTATCACGAAGGAATGTACGCGCAGCACCATCTCAAAGGGAAAAAGCAGGATTTCTTCTGGCGTCTTGATACCCCTGACCGTTTGGGTCATGCGGGCATTGATAAAATCGGTCTCGGTGCGCTGATTGGTCTGTCGGATAGCTGGCGGGTCGACTGCTTTATGGTCGCCGAGCATCTGCTGTGGCTACAGCAACATTACTGGCAGAGCCGCTATTCAATCTCGTTTCCGCGTTTGCGTCCGTGCGCAGGAGGGATTGAACCCGCTTCATTGATGGATGAACGGCAGTTGGTGCAGGTTATCTGCGCTTTCCGCCTATTCTCACCAGACACTGAGCTGTCACTGTCTACCCGTGAGTCACCCTATTTCCGCGACCACGTCATTCCTCTGGCCATCAACAACGTCAGCGCCTTCTCAAAAACACAGCCTGGAGGTTATGCCGACAACCACCCTGAGCTTGAACAAT containing:
- the thiH gene encoding 2-iminoacetate synthase ThiH, encoding MKTFSDRWRQLEWDDIRLRINSKTAADVELALNATQLSRDDLMALLSPTAADYLEPLAQRAQKLTRQRFGNTVSFYVPLYLSNLCANDCTYCGFSMSNRIKRKTLDEGEISRECEAIRALGFEHLLLVTGEHQAKVGMDYFRRHLPDIRRQFASLHMEVQPLDTKEYAELKTLGLDGVMVYQETYHEGMYAQHHLKGKKQDFFWRLDTPDRLGHAGIDKIGLGALIGLSDSWRVDCFMVAEHLLWLQQHYWQSRYSISFPRLRPCAGGIEPASLMDERQLVQVICAFRLFSPDTELSLSTRESPYFRDHVIPLAINNVSAFSKTQPGGYADNHPELEQFSPHDGRTPVEVASALTARGLQPVWKDWDNWLGRASQR